In Flavobacterium sp. WV_118_3, one DNA window encodes the following:
- a CDS encoding copper resistance protein NlpE, with protein sequence MKKVILAVACIAFAMTSCKKENKADSDGANTEKSSTSLAKSSENVLDWDGTYKGVTPCADCEGIETTVTLNRDKTYVMTTKYQGKGNDILQVTGSFNWSDDGSTVKLDNIKDGPSQFLVGANQLTMLDMEGKKITGTLAKKYVLNKEMNVPEN encoded by the coding sequence ATGAAAAAAGTAATTCTAGCCGTAGCTTGTATCGCTTTTGCGATGACCTCGTGTAAAAAAGAAAACAAAGCCGATAGCGACGGAGCAAACACTGAAAAAAGTAGCACGTCACTGGCAAAAAGTAGTGAAAATGTATTGGATTGGGACGGAACGTATAAAGGTGTAACCCCTTGTGCCGATTGTGAAGGTATCGAAACCACCGTTACCCTTAACCGGGATAAAACGTATGTGATGACAACTAAATATCAGGGCAAAGGGAACGACATCCTCCAGGTAACAGGATCCTTCAACTGGAGTGATGATGGCAGTACGGTCAAGCTGGACAATATCAAAGACGGTCCAAGTCAGTTTTTGGTAGGTGCCAATCAGTTGACCATGCTGGACATGGAAGGAAAAAAAATAACCGGGACACTTGCAAAGAAATATGTTTTAAACAAAGAGATGAATGTCCCAGAAAATTAA
- a CDS encoding MATE family efflux transporter produces the protein MRLSVYTKEFGYNLRLAYPIILGMLGHTLVAIVDNIMVGKLGPTELAAVSLGNSFVFIAMSLGVGFSTAITPLIAEADGEKSLEKGRSVFHHGLVLCTILGISLFTLIYFSKPIIRFMGQPEEVVEMARPFLDIVAFSLIPLIIFQGYKQFADGKSETKYAMWATVICNVVHLIINYFLIYGIWIFPKMGIVGAAIGTVSSRFVMLIYMHYALKTKEKFKPYFEGFSLASIKKSMSKKIIALGLPSSMQMFFEVALFTGAVWLSGRLGTTSQAANQIALSMASFTFMFASGLSVAGMVRVGNYKGMQDYKKLQVVARSIFLLAIIIETIFALLFVGLHQILPALFVNANSAAHIADTAEVIHIASRLLIVAAVFQISDGVQVAVLGALRGIQDVKIPMYITFVAYWVIGFPISIYLGLYTKLGGEGIWIGLLAGLTTAAIFLYIRFSRLTRKLLLDDAKAVTKIIN, from the coding sequence ATGAGATTGTCGGTATACACAAAAGAGTTTGGTTATAACCTGCGATTGGCCTACCCGATTATTTTAGGAATGTTGGGGCATACCCTGGTGGCTATCGTGGATAATATTATGGTAGGAAAACTTGGGCCAACCGAATTGGCGGCTGTTTCCCTGGGGAATAGTTTTGTATTTATTGCCATGTCGCTGGGCGTTGGGTTTTCTACGGCCATAACGCCATTGATCGCGGAAGCCGATGGTGAAAAAAGCCTCGAAAAGGGGAGAAGTGTTTTCCATCACGGACTGGTATTGTGTACGATATTGGGAATTTCATTGTTTACGCTGATCTATTTTTCAAAACCGATCATCCGTTTTATGGGACAACCGGAAGAAGTGGTGGAAATGGCAAGACCGTTTCTGGATATTGTCGCTTTTTCGTTGATTCCGCTTATTATTTTTCAGGGGTATAAACAGTTTGCCGATGGAAAGTCGGAAACCAAATATGCCATGTGGGCTACGGTGATTTGTAATGTAGTTCACCTGATCATTAATTATTTTCTGATCTATGGAATCTGGATTTTCCCCAAAATGGGAATTGTCGGAGCGGCTATCGGTACCGTATCGTCCCGTTTTGTAATGCTGATCTATATGCATTATGCCTTAAAAACGAAAGAAAAGTTTAAACCGTATTTTGAAGGATTCAGTTTAGCATCGATCAAAAAATCGATGAGTAAAAAAATTATTGCCTTGGGATTACCGTCTTCGATGCAGATGTTTTTCGAAGTGGCGTTGTTTACCGGAGCCGTATGGCTTTCCGGCCGATTGGGAACAACCAGTCAGGCGGCCAATCAGATCGCGTTGAGTATGGCTTCGTTTACCTTTATGTTTGCTTCGGGATTAAGTGTGGCCGGAATGGTGCGCGTTGGAAATTACAAAGGAATGCAGGATTATAAAAAATTGCAGGTAGTGGCGCGTTCCATTTTCCTGTTGGCAATTATCATTGAGACGATTTTTGCTTTATTGTTTGTAGGTTTACATCAGATATTACCAGCACTTTTTGTCAATGCGAACAGTGCCGCCCATATAGCCGATACCGCTGAAGTAATCCATATTGCTTCCCGTTTACTAATTGTAGCGGCAGTTTTCCAGATTTCGGATGGTGTACAGGTCGCGGTTTTAGGAGCTTTACGTGGCATTCAGGATGTGAAAATCCCGATGTATATTACTTTTGTTGCGTATTGGGTAATCGGATTTCCAATTTCGATTTATCTGGGCTTGTATACCAAATTGGGAGGCGAAGGAATCTGGATCGGATTATTAGCCGGATTAACCACCGCAGCAATATTTTTGTATATTCGCTTTAGCCGTCTGACGCGAAAATTGCTTCTGGATGATGCTAAAGCAGTTACCAAAATTATAAATTAA
- the meaB gene encoding methylmalonyl Co-A mutase-associated GTPase MeaB produces MANKKSHPTALHEKDGIEQPEIVSSASVAQIRQYRRQQPTSEQLIAGILSGDKIALSRAITLIESTSTTHLEKANEIIKACLPYANKSVRVGITGVPGVGKSTFIEAFGKYLTGLGKKVAVLAVDPSSSISHGSILGDKTRMEELVKDENAYIRPSASGESLGGVARKTRETIILCEACGFDTILIETVGVGQSETAVHSMVDFFLLLNLAGAGDELQGIKRGIMEMADAIVINKADGDNIKRARLAKTEYNRALHLFPMKNSGWSPKVTTCSALTQEGIPDVWNTIEEYFTLTRENGYFHQKRKEQNQYWLLETINEQLKQNFYNHPDIQILLEENKKAVQNNEISPFAAAKLLLDNYFK; encoded by the coding sequence GTGGCAAACAAGAAATCGCATCCAACGGCTTTACACGAAAAAGACGGTATTGAACAACCGGAAATTGTCAGTTCTGCCTCAGTAGCCCAGATCCGGCAATACCGCCGCCAACAACCGACATCGGAACAACTGATTGCCGGGATTTTGAGCGGAGATAAAATTGCATTGAGTCGCGCCATCACTTTAATTGAAAGCACGAGTACCACCCATTTAGAAAAAGCCAATGAAATTATCAAAGCCTGTTTACCGTATGCCAATAAATCGGTACGCGTTGGGATAACCGGTGTACCCGGAGTTGGAAAAAGCACCTTTATCGAAGCTTTTGGAAAATACCTGACCGGATTGGGTAAGAAAGTGGCCGTATTGGCTGTCGACCCGAGTAGTTCAATTTCTCATGGTAGTATTTTGGGTGATAAAACCCGAATGGAAGAATTGGTAAAAGACGAAAATGCCTATATCCGACCATCGGCATCAGGAGAAAGCCTTGGCGGTGTAGCGCGTAAAACCCGTGAAACAATCATTCTTTGCGAAGCCTGCGGATTTGACACCATCCTAATCGAAACCGTTGGCGTAGGTCAGAGTGAAACGGCGGTACACAGTATGGTCGATTTCTTTCTGTTGTTAAATCTGGCCGGAGCCGGAGACGAACTACAAGGGATCAAACGCGGGATTATGGAAATGGCCGATGCGATTGTGATCAACAAAGCGGACGGCGACAATATCAAACGCGCCCGACTGGCGAAAACCGAATACAACCGGGCCTTACATTTATTTCCGATGAAAAACTCCGGTTGGTCACCAAAAGTAACCACCTGTAGTGCTTTAACGCAGGAAGGTATTCCGGACGTTTGGAACACTATTGAAGAATACTTTACACTCACCCGTGAAAACGGCTATTTTCATCAGAAACGAAAAGAACAAAACCAATATTGGTTACTGGAAACGATAAACGAACAGTTAAAACAGAACTTCTATAACCATCCTGACATTCAGATCTTACTGGAGGAAAACAAAAAAGCGGTGCAAAACAATGAAATATCACCGTTTGCAGCCGCTAAATTATTACTTGACAACTATTTTAAATAG
- a CDS encoding NAD(P)-dependent oxidoreductase, giving the protein MKVAIIGATGFVGSTLLDEISNRNHQVTAIARNPKTTTHTNVNWVKADIFNVSELATVLTGHDVVISAYNSGWTNPNIYDDFINGSKAIQEAVKESGVKRYIVIGGAGSLFVAPGLQAVDTPDFPKEYHAGATAARDYLNFLKDEKELDWAFFSPAFEMHPGITTGRTGNYRLGLDNPVFDDNQRSILSVQDLAVVIADETENPKHHQVRFTAAY; this is encoded by the coding sequence ATGAAAGTAGCCATTATCGGAGCCACAGGATTTGTAGGTTCTACCCTTTTAGACGAAATCAGCAACCGCAACCATCAGGTTACCGCCATTGCCCGAAATCCGAAAACAACAACTCATACCAATGTAAACTGGGTAAAAGCCGACATATTTAACGTTTCGGAACTCGCTACAGTATTAACCGGTCATGATGTTGTGATCAGTGCTTATAATTCCGGATGGACCAACCCGAATATTTACGATGATTTTATCAACGGTTCCAAAGCCATTCAGGAAGCCGTAAAAGAATCGGGCGTAAAACGCTATATCGTAATTGGCGGCGCCGGAAGTTTATTTGTTGCTCCTGGATTACAAGCTGTAGACACACCGGATTTTCCAAAAGAATACCATGCCGGGGCTACTGCCGCACGCGATTATCTAAACTTTCTAAAAGACGAAAAAGAATTGGATTGGGCTTTCTTTAGTCCGGCATTCGAAATGCATCCGGGCATTACCACCGGAAGAACCGGTAACTATCGTTTAGGTTTGGACAACCCGGTATTTGATGACAATCAGCGTAGTATCTTATCGGTTCAGGATTTGGCCGTAGTTATTGCCGATGAAACCGAAAACCCAAAACACCACCAGGTACGTTTTACAGCCGCTTACTAA
- a CDS encoding Rrf2 family transcriptional regulator has product MITGKFAITTHILTLLAKFPDEYMASDYIAGSLNIHPVLVRKEIANLKKHHLVASKEGKNGGTKLIKPASMISMEAIFNMTFEKMSFGFSKNDPNPECPVGKQINSNLTALYDDINIAIVNKLKSISLEEFSEQF; this is encoded by the coding sequence ATGATTACCGGTAAGTTTGCCATCACCACACATATACTAACGCTCTTAGCAAAATTCCCAGACGAATACATGGCTTCGGACTATATCGCCGGCAGCCTGAACATTCATCCGGTACTCGTTCGCAAAGAAATTGCCAACCTTAAAAAACACCATCTGGTAGCAAGCAAAGAGGGAAAAAATGGCGGAACGAAACTGATCAAGCCAGCATCTATGATCTCTATGGAAGCAATATTTAACATGACTTTCGAAAAGATGAGCTTTGGTTTTTCGAAAAACGATCCGAACCCGGAATGTCCGGTTGGCAAACAAATCAATAGTAATCTGACTGCTTTATATGACGACATCAACATAGCGATTGTCAATAAATTGAAGTCCATCTCGCTGGAAGAATTCAGTGAGCAGTTCTGA
- a CDS encoding multidrug effflux MFS transporter, with protein MTFKQKYTLLFILAGLSALAPFSIDMYLPAFPAIAKGLHTDIPQVTLSLTSYFIGISIGQLFYGPIIDKFGRKKPLLLGLLLFIVASIGCAFSPSIYWLITMRVVLALGGCVGMVVSRAVVRDLFPVSEIAKIFSILMLIVGVAPILAPSIGGWVVSVSDWRSIFYVLAIIGLLLTLAVYFYLPESIKERTTEPLNFNNSIRDYKAVFFEKTFLFYAFAGSAAMAGMFAYISGSPFAFMKYFGLTEAQYGWVFGINAMGFIAGSQLNRLLLNRLTSLQIVTLSGGTLFIVALSLITLLQLQLFTPVILILHLFTFLFCLGILVPNSTAMALAPFSENAGSASALIGFLQMVCGAILSAIVSALHDETLFPMVGGMATAGIVAFVIILRLNSNTKKGKINPAPIPVPVATKKL; from the coding sequence ATGACGTTTAAACAAAAATATACCCTCCTTTTTATCCTCGCAGGTTTATCGGCTCTGGCTCCTTTCAGCATCGATATGTACCTGCCCGCATTTCCGGCCATAGCGAAAGGACTGCATACGGATATCCCACAGGTTACCCTGTCGCTTACCAGTTATTTTATTGGAATTAGCATCGGCCAGCTTTTCTACGGACCGATTATTGATAAATTCGGACGAAAGAAACCTTTATTACTGGGGTTGTTATTGTTTATCGTGGCTTCGATCGGTTGTGCATTTTCCCCTTCGATTTACTGGTTGATCACTATGCGGGTTGTTCTGGCACTAGGTGGATGCGTCGGTATGGTTGTGAGTAGGGCCGTAGTACGCGATTTGTTTCCGGTTTCGGAGATTGCTAAAATATTTTCTATTCTGATGTTAATCGTAGGTGTGGCTCCGATTCTGGCGCCCTCTATCGGTGGTTGGGTGGTATCGGTTTCCGACTGGCGGTCTATTTTTTATGTGCTGGCGATAATCGGATTGTTGTTGACCCTGGCGGTGTATTTTTATCTGCCGGAGAGTATAAAAGAAAGGACTACGGAACCACTTAATTTTAACAACAGTATCCGTGACTATAAAGCTGTGTTTTTCGAAAAGACCTTTTTATTCTACGCTTTTGCCGGTAGTGCGGCCATGGCGGGGATGTTTGCCTATATCAGCGGATCACCGTTTGCGTTTATGAAGTATTTCGGATTAACAGAAGCGCAGTATGGCTGGGTTTTCGGAATCAATGCGATGGGTTTTATCGCTGGGAGCCAGTTAAACCGTTTACTGTTAAACCGATTAACGTCGTTGCAAATTGTTACGCTGTCCGGAGGAACCTTATTTATTGTGGCTTTGTCGTTGATCACATTATTACAACTGCAATTGTTTACACCCGTAATCCTGATTCTGCACTTGTTTACCTTCCTGTTTTGCCTCGGAATATTAGTACCGAACAGTACGGCAATGGCCTTGGCACCGTTTTCTGAAAATGCAGGTAGTGCTTCGGCATTAATTGGATTTTTGCAGATGGTTTGCGGGGCGATTTTATCGGCAATTGTAAGTGCATTACACGATGAAACCTTGTTTCCAATGGTGGGCGGAATGGCTACTGCCGGGATAGTGGCTTTTGTCATTATTCTGCGTTTGAATAGCAATACTAAAAAAGGAAAAATTAACCCGGCGCCCATACCGGTACCGGTTGCTACTAAAAAGTTATAG
- a CDS encoding MFS transporter has product MKTNEIALEANQSQELLQKTAYSILFSISFAHLLNDLLQAVIPAVYPILKDDFQLSFTQIGLITFSYQMAASILQPFVGFYTDKHPKPFSQLYGMLFTSVGIIALSYATSFYMILLAVILVGIGSSIFHPESSRVSYLASGGKRGLAQSIFQIGGNAGTAIGPLLVALFVVPNSQQYILWFLIFAIIAMMVLSRIAFWYRDHLSLRKSKKTEPEILHNLSKGKVNLSIAILLLLIFSKFFYTASMSSYFTFYLMDKFHVSVQDAQFHLFLFLMSVAAGTLLGGPLGDKFGRKYVIWFSVLGVAPFTLLLPFADLFWTGALSMIIGVILSSAFPAILVYAQELLPKKLGMVSGLFYGFAFGMGGLGSALLGYLADHTSITFVYHICAFLPLIGLIAYFLPNIKKK; this is encoded by the coding sequence ATGAAAACCAATGAAATTGCTTTAGAAGCAAACCAATCGCAGGAACTGCTGCAAAAAACAGCCTATTCAATCTTATTTTCGATCAGTTTTGCGCATTTATTAAACGATTTATTGCAGGCGGTTATTCCGGCTGTTTATCCGATATTAAAAGATGATTTTCAGTTGTCCTTTACACAGATCGGATTGATCACTTTTTCGTATCAGATGGCGGCTTCCATTTTACAACCGTTTGTTGGATTTTATACCGATAAACATCCGAAACCCTTTTCGCAATTATACGGAATGTTGTTTACGTCTGTCGGGATTATTGCCCTTTCATATGCAACCAGTTTTTATATGATCTTGTTAGCTGTGATTTTGGTTGGAATCGGATCGTCCATTTTTCATCCGGAATCGTCCCGGGTTTCGTATCTGGCTTCGGGCGGCAAAAGAGGATTGGCACAATCGATTTTCCAGATCGGTGGAAATGCCGGAACAGCAATAGGACCTTTATTGGTCGCATTATTTGTAGTGCCCAACTCGCAACAGTATATTTTGTGGTTCCTGATTTTTGCAATCATAGCGATGATGGTATTGAGTAGAATTGCATTTTGGTATCGCGATCACCTGAGCCTGCGAAAATCAAAAAAGACAGAACCGGAAATCCTCCATAATCTTTCAAAAGGAAAAGTAAATCTTTCGATCGCGATCCTGTTGTTGCTGATCTTTTCAAAGTTTTTCTATACAGCGAGTATGTCAAGTTATTTTACATTTTACCTGATGGACAAATTCCACGTATCGGTTCAGGATGCACAGTTTCACTTGTTTTTGTTCCTGATGTCGGTGGCGGCCGGAACACTTTTAGGCGGACCGTTAGGGGATAAGTTCGGACGTAAATATGTGATCTGGTTTTCGGTTTTAGGTGTGGCGCCTTTTACGTTGTTGTTGCCTTTTGCCGATTTATTCTGGACCGGTGCATTATCGATGATTATTGGTGTGATCCTATCGTCGGCTTTCCCGGCAATCTTAGTATATGCACAGGAATTATTGCCTAAAAAATTGGGAATGGTTTCCGGATTATTCTATGGTTTTGCCTTTGGAATGGGCGGTTTGGGATCGGCGTTATTGGGTTATCTGGCCGATCATACGAGTATCACGTTTGTGTATCATATTTGCGCTTTTCTGCCTTTGATCGGACTTATTGCGTATTTCCTTCCGAATATTAAGAAGAAATAG
- a CDS encoding FAD-linked oxidase C-terminal domain-containing protein, whose translation MNPEIIAKLQGIVGVSYVFTDEETRNSYGHDETEDLVFPPQVVVKPASAAEISAIVILANEYTIPVVPIGGRTGLSGGALSIHGGIALSTERLNRILEIDEKNLQVITEPAVITQILQDTVLEKGLFYPVDPSSRGSCFIGGNVAENAGGARAVKYGVTQDYVLNLEVVLPTGEIIWTGANTLKNSTGYNLTQLLVGSEGTLGIITKIVLKLLPKNHHNVLMLVPFFKAGEACEAVSAIFRAGIVPSALEFMERDAIDWTLRFIDGINVPVKETIEAHLLIEVDGNYPDILFAEAEKIMQVLESFEIDEILFADSDDQKNALWKMRRGVAEAVKANSVYKEEDTVVPRYELPRLLEGIKIIGAKYGFQSVCYGHAGDGNLHVNIIKGAMTDENWKTEVPKGIREIFELTVALKGTLSGEHGIGYVQKNYMDIAFSDKQLLLMKGIKALFDPNNILNPGKIFPDTL comes from the coding sequence ATGAATCCGGAAATTATAGCAAAGCTTCAGGGAATTGTAGGTGTTTCTTATGTTTTTACCGACGAAGAAACCCGAAATAGTTATGGACATGATGAAACGGAAGATCTGGTATTTCCACCTCAGGTGGTGGTAAAACCGGCTTCGGCTGCTGAAATTTCGGCTATAGTTATTTTGGCAAATGAATATACAATTCCGGTGGTTCCTATTGGTGGGCGTACAGGTTTAAGTGGTGGTGCTTTAAGTATCCATGGTGGCATTGCACTTTCAACCGAACGACTGAACCGGATTTTGGAAATTGATGAAAAAAATCTACAGGTAATCACCGAACCGGCTGTTATTACGCAGATTTTACAGGATACGGTACTGGAAAAAGGTTTGTTTTATCCGGTCGATCCAAGTAGTCGCGGCAGTTGTTTTATCGGTGGAAATGTTGCCGAAAATGCCGGTGGCGCCCGTGCTGTAAAATATGGAGTGACCCAAGATTATGTTCTGAATCTGGAAGTGGTGTTGCCTACCGGTGAGATTATCTGGACGGGAGCGAATACACTGAAAAATTCTACGGGATATAACCTGACACAATTGTTGGTTGGGAGCGAAGGCACGTTGGGAATCATTACCAAAATTGTATTGAAATTACTACCGAAAAACCATCATAATGTATTGATGTTGGTACCGTTTTTTAAAGCGGGTGAAGCCTGCGAAGCGGTATCGGCAATTTTCCGCGCGGGAATTGTACCGAGTGCACTCGAATTTATGGAACGCGATGCAATCGACTGGACGTTACGATTTATCGATGGCATCAATGTCCCGGTAAAAGAAACGATCGAAGCGCATTTACTAATTGAAGTCGATGGAAATTATCCGGATATTTTGTTTGCTGAAGCCGAAAAAATCATGCAGGTATTGGAATCGTTTGAAATTGATGAAATCCTTTTTGCCGATTCCGATGATCAGAAAAATGCATTGTGGAAAATGAGAAGGGGCGTAGCCGAAGCGGTAAAAGCGAATTCGGTTTACAAAGAAGAAGATACCGTTGTACCGCGTTATGAATTACCACGACTTTTGGAGGGAATCAAAATAATTGGAGCGAAATATGGTTTTCAGTCGGTTTGTTATGGTCATGCCGGTGATGGTAATTTACATGTGAATATCATCAAAGGCGCTATGACGGACGAAAACTGGAAAACGGAAGTGCCAAAAGGAATCCGTGAAATTTTTGAGCTAACAGTTGCTTTAAAAGGAACACTTTCCGGAGAACACGGCATTGGTTACGTACAGAAAAACTATATGGATATTGCTTTTAGCGACAAACAGCTGCTGCTGATGAAAGGTATTAAAGCTCTATTTGATCCGAACAACATTCTTAATCCAGGGAAAATATTTCCGGACACACTATAA
- a CDS encoding T9SS type A sorting domain-containing protein, which yields MKQFLFLFYLLIGYSSTAQVKIYINYEDGKINYEPVEKSIQTDTSINLYYKGFPSQAKKAHFWFIIMPSKETYTDSDFSDKKNSIKSTNYIYKGGVFTHSINTEGNYKILLVKGSKSENYKWWSLGTFTVTKQLSIEDGFQNQKTINLYPNPSDGVFTITPNDSISEIQILDQYGRSILKTSSATFDLTNYPGGIYYVSIYNTDGTQIKRKIIKK from the coding sequence ATGAAACAATTTTTATTCTTATTTTATCTTTTAATCGGCTATTCGTCAACAGCACAAGTAAAAATATATATCAACTATGAGGATGGTAAAATCAATTATGAGCCTGTTGAAAAATCAATTCAAACCGACACCAGTATCAATTTATATTATAAAGGTTTTCCTTCCCAGGCAAAAAAAGCTCACTTTTGGTTTATAATTATGCCATCCAAAGAAACCTATACTGACTCTGATTTTTCGGATAAGAAAAATAGCATCAAATCAACCAACTATATTTATAAAGGAGGTGTTTTTACACACTCTATTAACACAGAAGGTAATTACAAAATACTATTAGTAAAAGGTTCAAAGTCAGAAAATTATAAATGGTGGTCACTAGGTACATTTACAGTCACAAAGCAATTATCCATAGAAGATGGCTTTCAAAATCAAAAAACAATAAACCTCTATCCGAATCCTTCCGACGGTGTGTTTACCATCACTCCTAACGATTCTATTTCCGAAATTCAAATACTGGATCAATATGGGCGATCTATCTTAAAAACGTCCTCAGCCACATTCGATCTGACAAACTATCCCGGAGGTATTTATTATGTCAGCATCTATAATACGGATGGCACACAGATTAAAAGAAAAATCATTAAAAAATAA
- a CDS encoding sodium:proton antiporter — protein MELYYSFSILLVLASFFAYLNLRFLKLPSTIGVMIIAMITSIILVVFGHIFPDTLTRFSKLIAEFDFTEVLMGAMLNFLLFAGAIHINMLDLKEQRWPIIVFSTLSVILSTLIVGVLLYNILPLLSLQVPFIYCLLFGALISPTDPIAVLGILKNANVPKSLETKVAGESLFNDGVAVVVFAVILQLAQGRNIDLSFSHISWLIIKEALGGFLLGMALGITASKAMRKIDDYKVSVLITLSVVMGGYLIAHAMHISGPLTMVAAGLIIGNYGKKTAMSPITKDYLNKFWELIDEIMNAILFLFIGFELLLIPDILGYWQIGLMCILLVLFSRFLSIWIPTLVIPFKEKFNRGTIKILVWGGLRGGVSIALALSIEEGPHKQMILAITYFVVVFSIVVQGLSIGKLANKVLPKEA, from the coding sequence ATGGAGTTATACTATTCTTTTTCTATTTTACTCGTTTTAGCCTCATTTTTCGCCTATTTAAACCTTCGTTTCTTAAAACTTCCCTCGACTATTGGAGTAATGATCATCGCAATGATCACTTCGATTATTCTGGTTGTTTTCGGGCACATTTTTCCGGATACCCTAACCCGGTTTTCCAAACTCATCGCCGAATTTGACTTTACCGAAGTCCTGATGGGTGCCATGTTAAACTTCCTGCTTTTTGCCGGAGCGATCCATATTAACATGTTGGATCTGAAAGAACAACGCTGGCCCATTATCGTCTTTTCGACATTAAGCGTTATTTTATCCACTCTGATCGTCGGTGTATTACTTTATAATATCTTACCCTTATTATCACTACAAGTTCCGTTTATTTACTGTTTACTATTCGGAGCACTTATCTCACCAACCGATCCGATTGCCGTATTGGGAATCCTGAAAAATGCCAATGTACCCAAATCGCTAGAAACCAAAGTTGCCGGTGAATCGTTGTTTAACGATGGTGTAGCAGTAGTGGTTTTTGCCGTAATCCTGCAATTGGCGCAAGGTCGCAACATCGATTTATCCTTTAGCCATATTTCCTGGTTGATCATCAAAGAAGCGCTGGGCGGATTCCTGTTAGGAATGGCACTGGGTATTACCGCGTCGAAAGCGATGCGTAAAATCGATGATTATAAAGTGTCCGTTTTAATTACATTATCCGTTGTTATGGGTGGTTATCTGATCGCTCATGCGATGCATATTTCCGGTCCGTTAACGATGGTGGCTGCCGGTCTAATCATTGGAAACTATGGTAAAAAAACCGCCATGTCTCCCATTACCAAAGATTATCTGAACAAATTCTGGGAACTGATCGATGAAATTATGAACGCCATTCTGTTCCTGTTTATCGGATTTGAATTGCTTTTGATTCCGGATATTTTGGGCTACTGGCAAATCGGTTTAATGTGTATACTGTTGGTATTATTCTCCCGTTTCCTTTCCATCTGGATTCCGACACTGGTGATTCCTTTTAAAGAAAAATTCAACCGCGGAACGATTAAAATCCTCGTTTGGGGCGGTTTACGTGGTGGTGTTTCAATTGCTTTAGCCTTATCAATCGAAGAAGGGCCGCACAAACAAATGATACTTGCGATTACCTATTTTGTGGTGGTATTTTCGATTGTCGTACAAGGTTTAAGCATCGGAAAACTGGCCAATAAGGTATTGCCAAAAGAAGCTTAA